A window from Euwallacea fornicatus isolate EFF26 chromosome 27, ASM4011564v1, whole genome shotgun sequence encodes these proteins:
- the CCHa1-R gene encoding neuropeptide CCHamide-1 receptor — MNTSIILSNVDSSDYVKNVTVNLSYVGYIPLHLRPETYFVPVVFFIIFVVGCLGNGTLVVIFLRHRTMRNVPNTYIFSLALADLLVIISSVPFTSIVYTLESWPWGASICKISETAKDISIGVSVFTLTALSADRFFAIVDPLKKFHTSSGGKKATRITVATAVGIWILAIICSLPALIGSHIRQFGDDQGSKMFEVCYPFPQDWLNGSYPKVMVMLKFLVLYVIPLVIIFGFYLSMSISLIMSTRNVPGELQGMHRQIKARKKVAITVLTFVAVFAVCFLPLHAFMIFFYFDENANEHYTPFWHYLRIVGFCLCYLNSCANPVALYFVSGAFRKHFNRYLLCKKQQRNRCSTCTGQQATSMSLVSTKRSQSINRKPTMSINRRIINNAQETSITLLGNGHGDGHICNKII; from the exons atGAATACTTCCATAATACTCAGCAACGTGGACTCTAGTGATTATGTGAAAAACGTGACAGTGAATCTCAGCTATGTCGGTTACATTCCCTTACACTTACGACCAGAGACTTACTTCGTCCCAGTggtattttttatcattttcgttGTAGGATGTCTGGGAAACGGCACTTTAGTCGTCATTTTCTTGAGGCATAGGACTATGAGGAATGTTCCTAACAC ATATATCTTCTCACTGGCTTTGGCGGACCTCCTCGTCATTATCAGCAGTGTGCCCTTCACGTCGATCGTTTATACCCTCGAATCGTGGCCATGGGGAGCTTCTATCTGCAAAATATCAGAAACAGCCAAAGACATCTCCATCGGGGTGTCTGTTTTCACTTTAACTGCCCTATCGGCAGACCGATTTTTCGCCATCGTGGACccgttgaagaaatttcataCCAGCA GTGGTGGCAAGAAGGCCACAAGAATAACAGTAGCAACCGCCGTTGGCATTTGGATTCTCGCAATTATTTGCTCATTGCCAGCTCTAATTGGGTCTCACATTAGACAATTCGGAGATGATCAGGGCAGCAAAATGTTTGAAGTTTGCTATCCCTTTCCGCAAGATTGGCTCAATGGCTCCTACCCCAAAGTGATGGTGATGTTAAAGTTCCTGGTCCTCTACGTCATACCCCTGGTCATAATTTTCGGTTTCTACCTTAGTATGTCGATATCCCTCATAATGAGCACCAGGAACGTGCCTGGGGAGCTGCAGGGTATGCATAGGCAG ATAAAGGCGAGGAAAAAGGTGGCAATCACAGTGCTGACTTTCGTGGCTGTATTCGCGGTGTGCTTCTTACCTCTCCACGCTTTCATGATCTTCTTCTACTTCGACGAAAATGCAAATGAACACTACACCCCCTTTTGGCACTACCTACGGATTGTCGGATTTTGCCTGTGCTACTTAAACTCATGTGCCAACCCAGTGGCTTTATATTTTGTCAGCGGAGCCTTTCGGAAACACTTCAACAG ataTCTTCTATGCAAAAAACAGCAGCGCAATCGCTGCAGCACCTGCACAGGGCAACAAGCAACCTCTATGTCATTAGTCTCCACGAAACGATCTCAGTCCATCAACAGAAAACCTACAATGTCCATAAACCGGAGGATCATAAACAACGCCCAAGAAACTTCCATCACTTTATTGGGAAATGGACATGGAGATGGACACATTTGTAACAAAATCATTTGA